The following are encoded together in the Arthrobacter sp. Y-9 genome:
- a CDS encoding LCP family protein: protein MSPTDLPSESSADSTPDPSAEPRRRKKRVVLWTLVSFATIVVLAGVAAFIYIAGLMNTFDSKTAKLPSAFPAESQRPSVTKVGDKAAVNILLVGSDSRGATKDTAEAGNASDQRSDSLMLFHVPADRKNAYLISIMRDTWVPIAGHGEAKINAALAFGGVPLLVQTVEGLLKQRIDHVAFIDFEGFKGLTDAVGGVDVDVPVAFTSTGYGKKGVYYPKGTMHMDGTTALAFVRERYAFNDGDYQRVRDQRIFLRSLMNKIAKPEVLANPGTLSSIVNEISPFITVDSALTGQKAGELALDLKDIRPSTTVMFTLPTLGTGWSPDGQSIVNLDTAKAAGLADALKAGKMPDFVAANNLKNGN from the coding sequence ATGAGCCCCACAGATCTCCCGTCGGAATCCTCCGCGGACTCGACCCCCGACCCGTCGGCGGAGCCCCGGAGACGGAAGAAGCGGGTCGTCCTCTGGACCCTGGTCAGCTTCGCCACGATCGTGGTGCTGGCCGGCGTGGCCGCGTTCATCTACATCGCCGGTCTGATGAACACCTTCGACTCCAAGACGGCCAAACTCCCCTCGGCATTCCCCGCGGAGAGCCAGCGGCCCTCCGTCACCAAAGTGGGCGACAAGGCGGCGGTCAACATCCTCCTGGTGGGTTCGGACAGCCGCGGTGCCACGAAGGACACCGCCGAGGCCGGAAACGCCTCGGACCAGCGATCCGACAGCCTCATGCTGTTCCACGTGCCCGCCGACCGGAAGAACGCCTACCTCATCTCGATCATGCGCGACACCTGGGTGCCCATCGCCGGGCACGGTGAGGCGAAGATCAATGCGGCCCTGGCCTTCGGTGGGGTGCCGCTCCTGGTCCAGACGGTCGAGGGTCTCCTCAAGCAGAGGATCGACCATGTGGCCTTCATCGACTTCGAGGGCTTCAAAGGGCTCACCGACGCGGTCGGCGGCGTGGACGTGGACGTGCCCGTGGCATTCACTTCGACCGGGTACGGGAAGAAGGGCGTCTACTACCCCAAGGGCACCATGCACATGGACGGAACGACCGCCCTGGCCTTCGTCCGTGAGCGGTACGCCTTCAACGATGGCGACTACCAGCGGGTGCGCGACCAGCGGATCTTCCTGCGTTCCCTGATGAACAAGATCGCCAAGCCTGAAGTCCTCGCCAACCCGGGGACCCTCAGCTCGATCGTCAACGAGATCTCCCCGTTCATCACGGTCGACTCGGCGCTCACCGGGCAGAAGGCCGGAGAGCTCGCGCTGGACCTCAAGGACATCCGTCCGTCGACCACGGTCATGTTCACGCTTCCCACGCTCGGAACCGGCTGGTCCCCGGACGGGCAGTCGATCGTGAACCTGGACACCGCAAAGGCGGCTGGTCTGGCCGACGCATTGAAAGCCGGGAAGATGCCCGATTTCGTGGCGGCCAATAATCTGAAGAACGGCAACTGA
- a CDS encoding VanZ family protein, with protein sequence MTRGWLASARGVFALYMVALLLVVLLPADDARHVTGFVSVIADVLSTVGIPHQPTEVAVEFLSNIVLFMPWGFFLRLLTRPGFPSWAVVLSGAVLSTAIELLQLVIPGRVTALSDVIANTLGTVAGVLVLKAFLAITSRLSARGAG encoded by the coding sequence ATGACGCGCGGATGGCTGGCCTCGGCCCGTGGGGTGTTCGCCCTGTACATGGTGGCGCTCCTTCTGGTCGTGCTTCTCCCGGCGGATGACGCGCGCCATGTGACCGGATTCGTCTCCGTCATCGCCGATGTCCTCTCCACGGTCGGGATCCCCCATCAGCCGACCGAAGTGGCGGTCGAGTTCCTGTCCAACATCGTGCTGTTCATGCCGTGGGGATTCTTCCTCCGATTGCTGACCCGTCCGGGTTTCCCGAGCTGGGCCGTGGTGCTCAGCGGCGCCGTTCTCTCCACCGCGATCGAGCTCCTGCAGCTGGTGATTCCCGGCCGGGTGACAGCTCTGTCTGACGTCATCGCCAACACCCTGGGCACTGTGGCCGGTGTGCTGGTGCTGAAGGCGTTCCTGGCCATCACGTCCCGCCTCAGTGCGCGAGGCGCCGGCTGA
- a CDS encoding MauE/DoxX family redox-associated membrane protein encodes MTPDALVLAPIGLAAVLVLSGIAKLRDRESTLSVVTELRLPGFLRHDYFAWLLPWSEIVLAVLLLSPWQGAFTIAAILSLGLFVAYWAVIARALTFDPRPNCGCFGRIGDQNVSVKTLVRNSVLVLLGALTLWLALSGSTVPAVIGRDFMVLWWIADVALLVALTVLIVTRPGPDQPGPAPLAASGSTGADASDPEDDDYARDPIPAALLQSEDGGVQTLRELASAKAQLLVAFNCVCKPSHVAAGKVAEWSERLPEVDVRILSTVPHKPLRRSIPTAEGVLYDHESLAWRALGLTSSPSAVLLGADGYLAGGPVEGLDEMESFVEEIAEVLREAAEQR; translated from the coding sequence TTGACACCGGATGCGCTCGTCCTCGCCCCGATCGGTCTCGCGGCCGTTCTCGTCCTGAGCGGGATCGCCAAACTGCGAGACCGCGAATCCACGCTCAGCGTGGTGACGGAACTCCGCCTGCCGGGATTCCTGCGCCATGACTATTTCGCATGGCTGCTGCCCTGGAGCGAAATCGTTCTCGCGGTTCTGCTGCTGTCCCCGTGGCAGGGCGCCTTCACGATCGCCGCGATTCTCTCGCTGGGTCTGTTCGTCGCGTATTGGGCGGTCATCGCCCGTGCCCTGACGTTCGATCCCCGGCCGAATTGCGGTTGCTTCGGCCGGATCGGGGATCAGAATGTTTCGGTCAAGACGCTCGTCCGGAATTCCGTTCTGGTGCTCCTCGGCGCCCTCACGCTCTGGCTGGCCCTCAGCGGCAGCACCGTCCCGGCCGTGATCGGCCGAGACTTCATGGTTCTCTGGTGGATCGCCGACGTCGCGCTGCTCGTGGCCCTCACGGTGCTGATCGTGACCCGGCCGGGGCCAGACCAGCCCGGCCCCGCGCCGCTCGCTGCGAGTGGAAGCACGGGCGCGGATGCGTCGGATCCCGAGGACGACGACTACGCGCGCGACCCGATTCCCGCGGCCCTGCTGCAGTCCGAGGACGGCGGGGTCCAGACGCTGCGGGAACTCGCATCGGCCAAAGCCCAGCTTCTGGTGGCTTTCAACTGTGTCTGCAAGCCGAGCCACGTGGCGGCCGGCAAGGTGGCCGAGTGGAGCGAGCGCCTTCCCGAGGTCGATGTGAGGATCCTCAGCACGGTGCCCCACAAGCCGCTCCGTCGCTCCATCCCGACGGCCGAAGGCGTGCTCTACGACCACGAGAGCCTCGCCTGGAGGGCACTCGGCCTGACGAGTTCCCCATCCGCGGTGCTCCTGGGCGCGGACGGCTATCTGGCCGGCGGTCCGGTGGAAGGCCTCGACGAAATGGAGAGTTTCGTCGAGGAGATAGCGGAGGTCCTGCGCGAGGCAGCAGAGCAGCGCTGA
- a CDS encoding helix-turn-helix domain-containing protein — protein MGEIVLSHLEGELSALIFPAEWVDLFFLNRAVVVNPADGTSREHRDALLVIPGGTGVRSPFRDHGDVDRIRLSRSTAETFAPHALSGVQFFPALTRLDRATHSFIRAMMGHPVEHRRSSIEDYASEQIVLELAGSVLLEHCGSSWAPGSASSALRDEAMAVIAQRCADKQLNPEAVAKAVQSSLRRVQASFAEVGNSIAAEIRRQRGRLAKNLLTDSRYDVLSVQQIAEQTGFGTTAALRRALDELYGCGPREMREVREVRTPLSE, from the coding sequence GTGGGGGAAATCGTGCTCAGCCACCTCGAGGGCGAGCTTTCGGCTCTGATTTTCCCCGCAGAGTGGGTGGACCTCTTCTTTCTGAACCGAGCAGTCGTCGTGAATCCGGCGGACGGGACATCGAGGGAGCACCGTGACGCCTTGCTGGTCATTCCCGGTGGGACCGGGGTGAGGTCCCCGTTTCGTGACCACGGCGACGTCGACCGGATCCGGCTGTCCCGGAGCACGGCGGAGACGTTCGCTCCGCACGCACTGTCCGGTGTTCAGTTCTTCCCCGCTCTGACCAGGCTCGACAGAGCGACCCACAGTTTCATCCGCGCGATGATGGGACATCCGGTGGAGCATCGGAGATCTTCGATCGAGGACTATGCCTCGGAGCAGATCGTCCTGGAACTGGCCGGAAGCGTGCTGCTGGAACACTGCGGCTCGTCCTGGGCGCCGGGCTCGGCGTCCTCCGCGTTGCGCGACGAGGCCATGGCCGTGATCGCTCAGCGATGCGCTGACAAGCAGTTGAATCCCGAGGCCGTGGCGAAGGCCGTGCAATCGTCTCTGCGCCGGGTCCAGGCCTCCTTTGCGGAGGTCGGAAATTCCATTGCCGCCGAGATCCGGCGCCAGCGGGGCCGGTTGGCGAAAAACCTCTTGACGGATTCCCGCTACGACGTGCTGAGCGTGCAGCAGATCGCGGAACAGACCGGCTTTGGCACCACGGCCGCTCTTCGGCGGGCGCTGGATGAACTCTATGGCTGCGGACCGCGCGAAATGCGTGAAGTGCGTGAAGTGCGTACCCCTCTCTCGGAATAA
- a CDS encoding low molecular weight phosphatase family protein, whose translation MSRSAASARKPPSTVLTVCIGNICRSPLAEQLLRARLAQVGLSDFELLSAGLQAVVGAPMEPWPAALSQEYGGDPTGAVGRQISAEIVGASDLVLTMTRGQRDDLVKRYPTAAQRTFTLAEFGRILETLPPAEDSATATDAPLWGQPTEAAAGSALSGVVRAASSSRHLAPLSAEDDVQDPINKPEDVHRAVGRQISELTQRIAAGLSRRLAH comes from the coding sequence ATGTCCCGTTCCGCCGCCTCCGCCCGGAAGCCGCCGTCGACCGTCCTGACCGTGTGCATTGGCAACATCTGCCGCTCGCCCCTGGCCGAACAGCTGCTGAGGGCTCGCCTGGCCCAAGTCGGCCTGAGCGATTTTGAACTGCTCAGCGCCGGTCTCCAGGCTGTGGTGGGGGCGCCCATGGAGCCGTGGCCGGCCGCCCTGTCCCAGGAGTACGGGGGAGATCCCACAGGGGCCGTCGGGCGTCAGATCTCGGCGGAAATCGTGGGGGCTTCGGATCTGGTGCTGACCATGACCCGTGGCCAGCGCGACGACCTGGTCAAGCGCTACCCCACCGCCGCGCAGCGGACGTTCACCCTGGCGGAGTTCGGCCGGATCCTCGAGACGTTGCCGCCCGCGGAGGACAGCGCGACGGCGACCGACGCTCCATTATGGGGTCAGCCGACGGAAGCGGCGGCTGGCTCAGCCCTGAGCGGCGTGGTGCGCGCGGCGTCGTCGTCCCGTCATCTGGCGCCGCTCTCGGCGGAGGACGATGTGCAGGACCCGATCAACAAGCCGGAAGACGTGCATCGTGCGGTGGGGCGCCAGATCAGTGAGTTGACCCAGCGGATCGCCGCAGGCCTCAGCCGGCGCCTCGCGCACTGA
- a CDS encoding polysaccharide biosynthesis tyrosine autokinase, whose amino-acid sequence MELTDYWKILRAHWVSVLGITVLGVLVAFGWSLLQPKVYSADASGIVSIGVNKDIGTAMAGESYSKSRAKSYLDVAKSRTVAERVITDLKLKDIAPEQLISRISAQNPLDTATLKFTAEANTPEGARDLAEAWVKAVGQQVAQIENAGGTSKEKSIVVFQSLDSAQLPTSPTSPNTKLALIIGLAAGFIVAILYAFLRNVFDRRVRSAAQVEAETGLSVIGTVPFNKDFDSTHRIVASHGGNDLDNTSQQDHAVAEAIRELRTNLQFMDVDNPPRIIVVSSALPGEGKTTVVANLAQTIAASGQRVVVVDGDLRRPTVAKTFGLLTTIGLTDVLIGRANLNEVLQPWGESGNLYVLGAGSVPPNPSELLGSNVMQKMLQDIAKHAIVLIDAPPLLPVTDAAILTAQTDGALVVTRSGKSTYDELKRALQNLERVKGRPLGIIINGVPRKSASGAGYGYQYYTYYNRKDAGDKSPRASHVPATESTPVSETEPVELEPQRHMRRRDRSRA is encoded by the coding sequence ATGGAGCTGACCGATTACTGGAAAATTCTCAGGGCACACTGGGTTTCCGTCCTCGGCATCACGGTTCTGGGCGTCCTCGTGGCGTTCGGCTGGAGTCTGCTGCAGCCCAAGGTGTACAGCGCCGATGCCAGCGGCATCGTTTCGATCGGCGTGAACAAAGACATCGGAACTGCCATGGCCGGCGAGAGCTACTCCAAGTCCCGCGCGAAGTCCTATTTGGATGTCGCCAAGTCCAGGACCGTCGCCGAGCGAGTGATCACCGATCTGAAGCTCAAGGACATCGCTCCGGAGCAGCTCATCAGTCGAATTTCCGCACAAAATCCACTGGATACAGCGACGCTGAAGTTCACGGCTGAAGCGAACACGCCCGAAGGCGCCCGCGATCTTGCCGAAGCCTGGGTGAAAGCTGTAGGACAACAGGTTGCCCAGATCGAGAATGCCGGCGGAACCTCTAAAGAAAAGTCGATCGTCGTCTTCCAGTCGCTGGACTCGGCACAATTGCCCACTTCCCCGACCTCACCCAACACGAAGCTGGCACTGATCATCGGTCTCGCCGCAGGCTTCATCGTGGCGATCTTGTATGCGTTCCTGCGAAACGTCTTCGACCGCCGCGTCCGCTCCGCCGCGCAGGTGGAGGCGGAGACCGGGCTGTCCGTGATCGGCACGGTCCCCTTCAACAAGGACTTCGACAGCACCCACCGCATCGTCGCCTCACACGGCGGCAACGACCTGGACAACACGAGCCAGCAGGACCACGCCGTCGCGGAGGCGATCCGCGAGCTGCGCACCAACCTCCAGTTCATGGATGTGGACAACCCGCCGCGCATCATCGTGGTCAGCTCGGCTCTGCCGGGCGAAGGAAAGACCACCGTGGTGGCGAACCTCGCCCAGACCATCGCGGCTTCCGGCCAGCGCGTCGTCGTCGTCGACGGCGACCTCCGCCGCCCGACGGTGGCCAAGACGTTCGGCCTGCTCACCACGATCGGCCTCACCGACGTGCTGATCGGCCGGGCGAACCTGAACGAGGTCCTGCAGCCCTGGGGCGAGAGCGGCAACCTCTACGTCCTCGGCGCGGGCTCCGTTCCGCCGAACCCCAGCGAACTGCTCGGCTCCAATGTCATGCAGAAGATGCTGCAGGACATCGCCAAGCACGCGATCGTCCTGATCGACGCTCCCCCGCTGCTCCCCGTCACTGACGCCGCCATCCTGACGGCTCAGACGGACGGCGCCCTCGTGGTCACCCGCTCCGGGAAGAGCACCTACGACGAGCTCAAGCGCGCCCTCCAGAACCTGGAGCGCGTCAAGGGCCGTCCGCTCGGCATCATCATCAACGGCGTGCCCCGGAAGTCCGCCTCGGGCGCCGGGTACGGCTACCAGTACTACACGTACTACAACCGCAAGGATGCCGGCGACAAGTCGCCCCGTGCGAGCCACGTGCCGGCCACCGAGTCCACTCCGGTGAGCGAGACCGAGCCGGTGGAGCTCGAGCCGCAGCGCCACATGCGCCGTCGGGACCGTAGCAGGGCCTGA